The genomic window AACAACAAGTAACAAACAAGTTCTCGTGATTTACACAGATGGCAGGTTTCAACTTACATCTTACTAATAGTTTACACTCAACAAAATGTCACatacattacaatttatatttttcaatgtataatttaatagtcgTTTCCTAATAAAAAGTCTTTGGAATATAcgtcgtttattaaaaaaatacctattaagGATTAAAATAGATTCAATGAATGTTCATTCAATGGTGGCGCCACTGTCGTATACTTTTTACGCATGCGTAttggttttacttttttttcaacgTCTCTGAATTTCATGAATGGCGCTAGTTCACAACCTGTCGTCAGTAcaccaataaaattaattatttaaatgtttgaaaatgttAGATCAAACCAATTATAATAACAGTGACGAACCACTTAGATAGTGTTgtgatatacaataataatataacactctaaatttattgacaataaaaaagtaagtaaccttacgaagatattttttttaaaccaattttaaatttagaactagGTTAATTTACATTACCATAAGCAAgatgttttttctttgtttttcgtaaaatagactattatgaaaattatgtgAATTCCTTCAAAACAAAACTGcggtaattttattgatttgacaCTTTACCCCAATTCAATGTTGTGAATCGTTTCTATGCGAACTTTTTATGTAAGGCATCAATCTAATGACTGTCAGAACGTTGGAATAGCATACTGCGACTTTAGAGACGCTTCCATAATAAGTCAACATAAAAAAGACATGTGAAATTAATGCCTCACATGTTATACTTTCgacgaattaatttaaaaaagtacactACGTGTTGTAATAAGACGTGTCATTTTTTGACGcatgtatacttttttaatttagttcttaaaaaaaacacggAAGTAGCTTTAAAATCAGTGTTGCAGCGTAATAAGTAGTAAATTAGATCAATTCATGTCTAGTCGGTCTGTTTTTAGGACAAGCGCACTCGTTGTCTGCTTAACTCATTAATTCTTAATGATAACTTTTCCAACGCTATTTCTTTGGCTCTTGTTCCCTAACATCATGTGAAGTAGATCTCGGTCAAGGGCCTTTATAAGTGTAcggtatttatgtttaaatattttatgaaaatatttaactaaatctCGAAAcgtatctatttaattatttgagaatattttataacattcctCTAAGctacaatacaataacaaattttaatattacctttgttatagttaaaattatttattaatatttaatgtaaggGTTTTaatctgtcattttttttagtgaaaCTTAATTATTCGGATACATTTTTAAGGTCTGAAAAATATTACTGATTTATTTAAGACGTGCCTAATACAATTGTGCGTTAATTAATAATGTCCGAATAGTTTTAGGCaagcaaaatttataatttgataataaataattattattccataAGAAACATTATGGTATCGCTGTTTAAATTTCTATTGATGTGAAATAATGCCTATCCTCCCATCTTTTCTCTATAACTATGAGTATGTAACAAACTTTGTAGTATACACGATGTCGAGCAGTCCATTCCCATATACTTGTGAGCTATGCGGCGCAGAGGGTTTAACGGACGAAGGAATGAGATCTCACACTCTGGAAGCCCACGTGGCAGGGCGTCCAGATTGTCCTTTCTGCAACTGTACTGTCCCCCAACCCCAGCTTGTGGGACACGTGCAACGTGCTCATTTACACTATTTAACACCGGAGAGAGAATTAATGGCGTTTATAGATGACCAAAGTCCTAGGTAAATGTtgattttggttattttttaatgtcaaactgCAAAGGGTCATTATAGTCGAAATCAAGGCTTACTGTGGTGATATgaaatgcaaatatattaattatttcaatttaaaaagtaaatacttcTCTAATTGAcattttcgataaaaatattacagctTTGATGAGGACTCTAAAATGACAACAACAGACAGTTGCAGCTATAATACCCCAGGGTCAATAAACGGATGGCACAGTCCAGATACAGCTACATCATACCACAACGGTGCCATATCAAAAAACACATATTACAACGGTTTCCAAGAGAAAGACTATAAGAGTGAAAGAGACGACGATAAATACTCTAGGTCACCTAAAAACATCAATCTCACTAATGgactaaagaatattaatatcaataatggagttatatcaaaaaaaaaatgcagtagGGAGAATTCTATCGAACGAGATATGATCAACGGTCGGGATAACAAAGGTAGCTTCATATAcacagtaataattaaattcaaaagtaataaCATACTTCGGTACAATTTTAATCAATGAATCTTCTATGAATAATACAGGTTTTGTTTCATGATGACATATCTGTTTTTTgacgataaataataaaataatactatttgttTCAGCTATTCATTCGAGCTCAAATCATAATAGCAATGATAATTCACCTAATAAAtcaaaggtaattttttttcatgacaTTTTTCACCTTTTAAGGAACTAgcaagtaaaatgtattttttgacatgaatttaattttcttttacagcTATCGATGGCAAGTGCAGGTCAAGGTTCGCCTCTTCGATCACAACTGGCCCTTAAACTTAAATCGAATACACCTAAAAAATCTGCACCCACACCAAGCCCTACTGTGCaggtataaaataatctaatatttaccttgaataataataattgtaaacaatattgtcttcatttcttttttatattaggaCCACGAATGAGTGCCTTTGCCttgtaatagaaaataatacaatctAGCAATTCATTGTCATTACCTGTTATGTCAATTTCGACTGTCAAATCTTGAATCAAATTAAACGGCGcgccaatattttaaatttatacaactaTACTAATTTTATCGTAAACAGTTtcgttttaattacaaaattttacttaaaaaaactcataaactaaactaaatttattcaaatgttatttaccCTTAAATACTTTGCTTTTAGTGTCTTTTGTGCGATTTTACATCAACATGTCCGAGAAAATTAGAAGAACATATAAACAGAGCTCATTTCGACCTCACATCACCTTCTATTTTGGGAAATGCGAATGATAATTCCAATACACCTAATAACGCGACCCTTGGGCTGAGTAACGCGACGGTAATACTTAACAACCCGACTTTGGCGCTGTCCGCAATGGCCATGTCCCCTGGACCACATACCTCGTCATATCAGTGCCCTATTTGTGAAAGAGAGTTCTCTAATGGCACAGAAGTTGAGGTTCATGTAAATGTAGAACATCGGGATATTTTGAGTCCACAGAAATCGGTAAGTGAAAATGATATAGTACTTACATCGCGCGAGGGTATTTTTTAAGGGCACTTAACCTATTTTGATGAAGTTTAGTATGAACAGGTcttaagcttaaataaaaaaaaattggctccaaaattaagtgttaaaatattgtaaatgaaaaaatctacaataaaaagtttttgttttctatGATTGTTAACTGATTGGTTTGTGTATTTGCAAAAGTATAAATTGCATATGTACGAAGTCACAGATTACAGTCAGtacaaacataaatgtaaattgaGCAATTAAAGaccactttttattaaatttattcaggGAATCCGAAACACAAAGACAAGTAAGCAATTAATAGACCATTTTAGTAATTGCTTGTTCTTCAAAACTTTGgcaactattaaatttatttatttattataaattattcacaatCATTTGTGCTTGGAACATGCTATCCTTTTCTCAGGACCAAGTGGATAATGCATCTTGTGATGATGTGGTAATGGTGGAAGAAAGTCCAGTGAGTAACTGTCCTGTATGCTGCCAGCCTTTGCCTCTATCTCAACATGAGTTGGTATGAAATTtatctaacaataaaaaaaaattattgcatAAGTCAGGAACCGAAaacatccatttttttttttgtgactcgtaaaaataatttgagatattttacttaaatatcaaATGCTCATTGGCTGTCTATTGCAACATCTAAGGCCATTATCTAGTGATTGTtatgtttttagtaatattgGTTCTTACCCTTATTTCTACctatatatatctattgaaAGTTTTTACTTATTCAATTAATCCTTGTCATAATTTCTACGAcacttaatataacataatgtcTTTGCATttgagatttttatattatcatataatataaacaattacgaTGACATTGGCccaatttttaagtttttttctatctaaaatgcataattatattaattaatgaagtaCAGTCGGCATATAAAGTGTATCTCTTGCCAGATACTAATAATGATATTTCAACATAAATAGCACATAAGATATTAAGTTATAGATATGACCCATTCTTAcagtacttttaatttatatttaataaatatagtaagaggaaatgtcaaaaatgtttttagattCAGCATATAGAAGAACACTTTGAAAGAGGAGAAGAGAGCGCCTCCTCAACAATTACAGCTGCCGAAAAAGAAGCTCAGAAGAACAGAGAGGAACATGAATTCCAATTGCTCAGGGTATGCTAACATTATTTAACAGgtgtagatattatttatatgactatTACTCGcaagcattattattattaatactaagcaaacaataatattttttgtaaaatattatttatggatgTAAATATCTGTAATTTACTTCTTTTATTAATCTACTATATACTTAaacttaaaagtataaattaaatcctTGCTATTTGAATTAAGGCCCAATATGGAATGGAAGAAGATGAGGAAGGCTACACAAGTCGAGCTGCCAGCAGTCTCAAGCGTGCTGTGTATAGTGGAGCTTTATCAGTTGCGGGATACTATGAACGTAGTGTCGGTCTGCGTAAAGCCAGCGCTCAAGGTCTCGATGCAGGATGTTCTAAAACGAATGGTATGTTGACAAACAATAAAAGTACTTAACTCTACACCATATACaggtttattggtaattcgacgtattcccgttagaaggtgataggggtgattatttgcgataattttaacccctattcgcattttttaatttggaccgataattattgttttaatattgacaaataaccagtgtttattcgttttcataaatcagaagaataaaatagattttaattggtacttttttttaaatacatttttgaagttgcatttttgacttattttgaaaaaatctaaaaaacatgataactcaaaaatggttcacttttgcatcatgcatatgggggttaaaattatcgcaaataatcacccctatcacctcctaacgggtatacgtcgaattaccaataacacTGTATATAATACAGCTTATAAAAAGAATGGAATTTGAGTTCATTGATAGGACTTACAATAGGAGTTtctcaatacatatattttagattGAGACCCCTACTTTAAGTGTGAAGATGCTTGTATCAGATGGACTTGCTCCtccataataaaaaaacagaataaaaatacagtaacagtatttattaatttattaaaattaactgtaactgttatttattatgacataatGAACATAAAATGATGggaaaaaggtttaaaaaaatatattctttatttttttttctttcaacaaATGTTTGTTCTTTAAAGGTATTTTAGAAAGGATAGCTCAACTGAATGCCCAGAATCCGAGCATAGTTAAGACGTACTTATGCAGCGCTGTGGATCACTATGCCAGCACATATGGAGACAGGGGTTGGGGGTGCGGTTACAGGTGAGAACttacacataaataatttttgcaTCCACATCTATCACATATATAAAGTTCTATAAAAATCGGTCCAATAGTTTTGCTCTGCTGCATTCATATAGACGAGCAGTTTGATGCTGGGTTTAttctttaatatcaaatataatacaaaaaaatttaaagttaaaaatatttttagtatatattttttaattaatcactaTTCAACAGGAACATGCAAATGGTGCTATCATCGTTAGTACGTCACCCGCCATACGCAGCGCTGTTAAGCGGCGTCACGGAGAAGGAGTGCGACTGTGTGCCCTCCATACCTAGTCTGCAGCTTTTAGTGGAAAGAGCTTGGCAGCTGGGGTTCGATACTCAGGTTAGAGAAACTATTTTACTGAGTTGTTATAAACATAGACTCAATCACACAGATttggcaaaaaatataattaagagtaACTCAGATGTAACTTATGATTCTCATTTGTGATGAACCTCAGCTCATAGTCTAGGGAACTAGATTATTATTgagctatttataataatctcgTTGCTGTGGTTAGTGAACTAACTAAGCCGCgatgtatttcattaaaaaaacggCCAACTGCAAGTCCGACCGTCacctttgattttaatttaattattgttacttatCATTGATAGTAGGTATAGTTAGAAAcattcatatacataatatagccCTGTAACAAACAAATAGACAGATACGGGCTTAGTAATAGAATTCCGTAGTACGGAATTACACATTAATACGAAACACTAAAGACGTTAAAAATCTAGAAAAAAGCTTAAGATGGTTCTTGGAAGTTTTTGTAAGGTACATTCGCTTgcccttataatatttaattggggTCGTTATAGAGTGTTTAATACTACTATAAGAACAGAACATTTAACGCCCGCCCTTCCTTTACCTACTTATTTTGCTTGCACTCCAGTCGCCTTTAGAAAATTTCTCAAGTCGATTCCTATGACAACCATAGTGACGTCAAATATGAAccttaatgatattattattaagtggcATCTCTATTACAGGGCTCAGAACAGCTGGGCTGTAAATTACACAATACACGCAAGTGGATCGGTGCTTGTGAAGTTGTTACAGTACTCTCGTCACTTAGGATACGGTAAAAACAAATGCATATACTAGTTCTGTTGATATAAGACAATTGAAACTTTAAGATAACTaagtagatatattatatattatagtataaaaactATCTCATTGATAGTTGGTATCTTATGTGTTTACAAATTTTGTAATTCTCAAGACAACActttgaaatgttattaattataaaaaaaatcgccaCCAACATCTCATGATCAACTTTCTATGAATTAGTGTAAGGATAGTAAAACAAATGTCCCTAAgacttttcatttttttaactttaatgtatgttttatctttgaaaattttcattttagctTTAATTCCCTTAAGTAACTTTTGTCGCTGTAATTGGAACATAAgttcatagatatatattatttttgtcgtCTGTTATCTTCTATCTGTACATTCAAAATTGATTACACGCACTTTCATCTTTCATTGAAATAGAGAAATTCGAAATATAGATACAATAAATGCTAACAATATATGTGGGCAGGTATATTTCTAATGACTGGActgaaatatagataataagGCCAGTCTGGCCCTATATATcagtaataattatgttaattctcTGAATGTCTCTCGTCAGATGCCAGCTGATAGATTTCCACAAACCGACAGCGGCCGATGGTAGCCATCCTGCACTGTTTGACTGGGTGCTGAGGTACTTTCAGAATGAACCGAACGCCTTCAAGCCGCCTCTCTACCTGCAGCATCAAGGTGAAAtatctttcataataatatttatttttataaaaatgacttaAACACGTATTGGTGATTGGAAAGCATGTGACTGAATGAATTTTACCAGTAACAAGTTGGGACGGGCAGCCAGTAGGTAACCTTAAAATGTAATCACAAAAAGGTCTTCTATATTTCAGGTCACTCCAGAACGATAATAGGCTACGAGAAGCACAAAGACGGCAAGGCGACGCTGCTCGTGCTGGATCCATCGCACTCACCGGCTCAGGTCTGTATTTGACGTATGAGACCGAAGGGGGAAAATATTATGAagacaattatttattggtaaCTTTGTTGTAACTAAATAAAAGAAGTGTCGTGGTGATGTGTGTAAGTGCGGGTATACAGAGTACACGGCGCGCGTGTGTGTGTAGGTGCGGCAGGCGGTGTGCGGGTCGGAGGGCGCGCTGCGGCTGCTGCGTCGCGGCGCGTGCGCGCTGCGGGCGCGGCAGTACCAGCTGCTGTGCGTGCGCGGCCTGCTGCAGGACGACCGCGACTACCAGGTCTGTTTGGCGACGTCTACGAAGCGTcccatttatttctataatattatgtacacaTTGGCTCTTTCATCTCCGTGCTTTCTTGatttcattcattatttatatttagggcGTTATTCGCATACCcctgaattttataaataccataaattcatatataaatatatttgtgccAAACTTGTTCCAGGCCAGCAAGGTCCTGCAGTCGGTGCGTATCCCATAGTGCCGGTCGGGGCTCCGACGCCGTCTCGACGGCAGCAGAGTACGAAAGGCTAgtgttattaaaagaaatttcgttatccgtatatatatatgttcatatTTATCCAAACTAGTTCTTAAaactttatcaaataatattctagtcctaatttattattgtctatGAAATGTCATCGCTGATCTTACAATGCAGTCGGTCATAAACAAAactcaaaataaacaacaataatatattcagtgttattcgtatatttataacatttttttctagattTTCTTTCATTGCTaaagatattttgatttattatctgAGTGCGTGTAATTTAGTGCACGTGATGGAAATCGAACTTTAGCGTCAGAAATGTTGCATTTTGAAACGTTACATTAATAAACGTTGGGTTTAAATCCGATCTTGAAACTCTGTATATATCAATTGTTCTATTTTATAGGTTAAAAACAAAacgctaaataatattaaaactaagcGAGCTTAATTTTTATGAGAAATTACACGGTACGTTAAAGACTACCTGGCGTGTACAAATTATTCCATGAGATAGTGCTGCACTGATTGTGTTACTATCGATAATCAATTTACACTAACGTGAcctgaaaattatttacttaatcaaaatatactttattcgagtaagctttaaatgcaattttaaatCGTCACGGTCCTGCCTAGaggtcaacaagtattagctccatgcttttttatcatctaagtaatcttatattgaataatatgctttttttattaatgtattttttacaaatgatttgaatttatgaatcggcaaagttaaaatcaataacaatatcCTCATCTTTAATGCTATATATTTCTGACATAAATGTAAGCCAGTTTCgcttagaatataaataatatattataatttaacatgtaTTGGACCAGTTAAGGCTACTGagatttctgtaaaaaaaattctcagtagtagaTTCGGGAAGTTTTTCCGTGCCTCGGTCCATATATAAAGCCGGATCGTACGCCGGATCTCTTCTCCGTATTTTACTGGTTCAGGCGTGTCTGGGCTATTTCCTCCGCAGTCGGCAAGTCTTCATTGATCATCGCCGCTGCAGATAAAATTGGTCAGGAgaccatttatatattatatatgtctaATCGCATGagtaattaataatcaattaatactgtacattattaaaaatttaaaattaaatattgtatctcCGATATTTTACATGCCGACGGTACTACTTGGGCATACcgtgctaaaatatttttttcttgtcgAATTGAATGGTCTCAGAATGCCTTTGTACTTGCACACTTTTGCACATCTCCAATGGAAATTTCTCTCTTGTGAACATTACCATAGATACATCGATGATAGAAATGACCTATCACActgaaaacaaaactaaactgATTTTGATTGTGTTGTAGATTTTTAGAAAGTAAAAGTTCGACTTCAATTGTAACATTAGCGATGTCACTGTTATGTCTTAGATTTAGTTGTCGTTAGATATTAATTCTACCTCAATAttatttgtcaattattttctgtcaatttaatttaattataaaatatcgaatatttacaatgtttaatatttatttacaattcattgTTCAATGTTTAGTTAGCTGTCTTTCGTACAAGATATATATTACTGTGGTACATGTTAACAATGTAATAGCagttaaaaaaaacgtttaagaGTTATGAAACATAAAGACACACAGATATAAAAAATCACACTGTAATCGTAGATATACGTAcgtaaatagttaattaatatagcTTCACGGCATTGCCTTCGTTTGAATAAGGATAGTGTAGTACACGCCGCTGCAACACGGTGTAATTCATTTGCACGATCACTATAGTTCCTATAGGAATTGCGTTTAGTCGTAGGTGGGCCGACGCGTTGTCTGGGGGAATGGGCCGCATGTTAAATACATTGAAAAGTCGACTTTatgtgtatgtaatttaaattcaaatttcgttACGAACTTTGGACATTCGAATTTtccatttgaatttattataaaattttcagttttttttttttttttttttaatatatttaatatgtatatcgagcgttcgtttttttttaattttgtatatcttaaattataattatgagatTTCATTTCTATTCGTACATACTCTGTGTTGACGTGTAacgatcattattataatactatcaGATGTGTATCTAATTACACTGTCTCCCTCATTTTCAAACATGGACGCAATATTATGGGTAACACCAGTATATTGTAAAGTGTTGCCAGGTTCAAAAATCATTTCTTAATAGTATAACGTGCACAAAATAATGGTTTCATTTGTGTATATTAGTGTGATATATGAAATGCGGcccatttaatgaaataatgagAAAAGGTTGGATCGGAACAAATAATGGTGCctgataattaaatttgttttaaaaattgttagcAACTCGAAGAGATGATAGAGATCTTTGAAAAAGATTACTAACTGTTTTGTTACAAATTGTACTAGTGCGGAaaagattgtttttaaatttcgaacattatttaaaatagttttttttttttttttttaaacaatactgGCTAGAAGCTTACACCATACGATTGTTCGACACGC from Vanessa tameamea isolate UH-Manoa-2023 chromosome 17, ilVanTame1 primary haplotype, whole genome shotgun sequence includes these protein-coding regions:
- the LOC113400574 gene encoding zinc finger-containing ubiquitin peptidase 1-like; the encoded protein is MSSSPFPYTCELCGAEGLTDEGMRSHTLEAHVAGRPDCPFCNCTVPQPQLVGHVQRAHLHYLTPERELMAFIDDQSPSFDEDSKMTTTDSCSYNTPGSINGWHSPDTATSYHNGAISKNTYYNGFQEKDYKSERDDDKYSRSPKNINLTNGLKNININNGVISKKKCSRENSIERDMINGRDNKAIHSSSNHNSNDNSPNKSKLSMASAGQGSPLRSQLALKLKSNTPKKSAPTPSPTVQCLLCDFTSTCPRKLEEHINRAHFDLTSPSILGNANDNSNTPNNATLGLSNATVILNNPTLALSAMAMSPGPHTSSYQCPICEREFSNGTEVEVHVNVEHRDILSPQKSDQVDNASCDDVVMVEESPVSNCPVCCQPLPLSQHELIQHIEEHFERGEESASSTITAAEKEAQKNREEHEFQLLRAQYGMEEDEEGYTSRAASSLKRAVYSGALSVAGYYERSVGLRKASAQGLDAGCSKTNGILERIAQLNAQNPSIVKTYLCSAVDHYASTYGDRGWGCGYRNMQMVLSSLVRHPPYAALLSGVTEKECDCVPSIPSLQLLVERAWQLGFDTQGSEQLGCKLHNTRKWIGACEVVTVLSSLRIRCQLIDFHKPTAADGSHPALFDWVLRYFQNEPNAFKPPLYLQHQGHSRTIIGYEKHKDGKATLLVLDPSHSPAQVRQAVCGSEGALRLLRRGACALRARQYQLLCVRGLLQDDRDYQASKVLQSVRIP